The Pseudomonas alkylphenolica genomic sequence CAGAGCTGTTCACCCCATGCGCCAAGCCGTCCGCTGCTCCCGCTTTGTCTCGCTCTGCCTCATTCCTTTGTTCCCCCTGTTTGCCAGCCCCGTCCATGCCGGCGGGGAACGGCAACTGGTGGAGGCCATCAACGACTACCGCGCCGAGCCCCAGCGCTGCGAGAGACGTGTGGTTCGGGTCTCGACGCCGCTGGTGTTGAAGTCGAACCTGGCGTTGCCGGTCGGCTATGGCGGCGCTTTACGGGAAAGGTTGAAAGCTGCCGGCTATCAGGCGGTGGCGGTGCGCAGCATCCGTCTGGTCGGCGCGCAAGACGCCGAGGAGGCCTTTGACATGCTCCAGAGCGACTACTGCACAGCCCTGCTCGATACTCAATTTGCCGATATCGGCGTCAGCCGCGCCCGGAACGAGTGGCGGGTGGTGCTGGCGCGGCCCTTGCTCGATGCTCAGCTCGGCGATGGGCGATCCGCAAGCAAAGCATTGCTGGCGCAGGTCAACGCAGCACGGGCGAAGCCGCGCCTGTGTGGTCGCCAGCGCTTCGCTGCGGCACGCCCGTTGAGCTGGAATACCGCCCTGGGGGCGGCGGCGCAGAAACACAGCCGGACGATGGCCAACAGCAATTACTTCGCGCACCGTGACCCCGACGGTGATATGCCGGCAGACCGGGCGAGGGACGCCGGCTACCGTGGCCGCCAGATCGGCGAGAACATCGCCGCCGGACAGGGCTCCGCGAGCAAGGCGATGGCCGGCTGGCTGGCCAGTCCCGGGCATTGCGCCAATC encodes the following:
- a CDS encoding CAP domain-containing protein, which produces MRQAVRCSRFVSLCLIPLFPLFASPVHAGGERQLVEAINDYRAEPQRCERRVVRVSTPLVLKSNLALPVGYGGALRERLKAAGYQAVAVRSIRLVGAQDAEEAFDMLQSDYCTALLDTQFADIGVSRARNEWRVVLARPLLDAQLGDGRSASKALLAQVNAARAKPRLCGRQRFAAARPLSWNTALGAAAQKHSRTMANSNYFAHRDPDGDMPADRARDAGYRGRQIGENIAAGQGSASKAMAGWLASPGHCANLMNPMFTQVGAAYAANSRSDEGVYWTMLFGAP